A single genomic interval of Hoplias malabaricus isolate fHopMal1 chromosome 7, fHopMal1.hap1, whole genome shotgun sequence harbors:
- the ubxn2a gene encoding UBX domain-containing protein 2A isoform X1: MKDIDLRERGNDGPWCDGAQDVDEEEETPMRPSFSVEDLLDEVEKIGSVSTGGKKVEIVVRLWKDGFTVNDEELRSYTLEENQEFLEAIKRGELPLELESRAEDEELEVNVEDMKDEIYVPRKKTFLPFTGKGYRLGSVAPRVVARSRSIHEDCSSSAVPPVQLDESLPITSLQIWLADGRRLVQRFNLSHRISDVQDFVEKAQGTSSPFILTTSLPFRELTEGGLSLEEADLTNAVIVQRPLNTQAPFGHS, from the exons ATGAAAGATATTGATTTGAGGGAAAGAGGCAACGATGGCCCATG GTGTGATGGTGCCCAGGATGTTGATGAGGAGGAAGAGACCCCCATGAGGCCCAGTTTCTCTGTGGAGGATCTTCTGGACGAGGTGGAGAAGATTGGGAGTGTCTCTACGGGTGGCAAAAAG GTGGAGATTGTTGTAAGACTGTGGAAGGATGGCTTCACTGTGAACGATGAGGAGTTGCGCAGCTACACTTTAGAGGAGAACCAGGAGTTCCTTGAAGCCATTAAAAGAGG GGAACTGCCATTGGAGCTGGAGAGCAGAGCAGAAGATGAGGAGCTGGAGGTCAATGTGGAGGACATGAAGGATGAAATTTACGTACCAAGGAAGAAGACATTTCTTCCCTTTACTGGCAAAGGTTATAGACTAGGAAG CGTGGCGCCACGAGTAGTGGCCAGGTCTCGGTCAATACACGAGGACTGCTCTAGCTCTGCAGTCCCTCCAGTGCAGCTGGACGAAAGCctgccaatcacatcccttCAGATCTGGCTGGCAGACGGCCGGCGGCTCGTCCAGAGGTTTAACCTCTCTCACCG GATCAGCGATGTCCAGGACTTTGTAGAGAAGGCCCAGGGGACAAGCTCACCGTTCATCTTAACCACGTCGCTGCCTTTTCGGGAGCTGACAGAAGGGGGTCTGAGCCTGGAGGAGGCTGACTTGACAAATGCTGTCATTGTCCAGAGGCCACTCAACACACAAGCACCCTTTGGTCACTCCTGA
- the ubxn2a gene encoding UBX domain-containing protein 2A isoform X2 has translation MAHALRCDGAQDVDEEEETPMRPSFSVEDLLDEVEKIGSVSTGGKKVEIVVRLWKDGFTVNDEELRSYTLEENQEFLEAIKRGELPLELESRAEDEELEVNVEDMKDEIYVPRKKTFLPFTGKGYRLGSVAPRVVARSRSIHEDCSSSAVPPVQLDESLPITSLQIWLADGRRLVQRFNLSHRISDVQDFVEKAQGTSSPFILTTSLPFRELTEGGLSLEEADLTNAVIVQRPLNTQAPFGHS, from the exons ATGGCCCATG cTCTTAGGTGTGATGGTGCCCAGGATGTTGATGAGGAGGAAGAGACCCCCATGAGGCCCAGTTTCTCTGTGGAGGATCTTCTGGACGAGGTGGAGAAGATTGGGAGTGTCTCTACGGGTGGCAAAAAG GTGGAGATTGTTGTAAGACTGTGGAAGGATGGCTTCACTGTGAACGATGAGGAGTTGCGCAGCTACACTTTAGAGGAGAACCAGGAGTTCCTTGAAGCCATTAAAAGAGG GGAACTGCCATTGGAGCTGGAGAGCAGAGCAGAAGATGAGGAGCTGGAGGTCAATGTGGAGGACATGAAGGATGAAATTTACGTACCAAGGAAGAAGACATTTCTTCCCTTTACTGGCAAAGGTTATAGACTAGGAAG CGTGGCGCCACGAGTAGTGGCCAGGTCTCGGTCAATACACGAGGACTGCTCTAGCTCTGCAGTCCCTCCAGTGCAGCTGGACGAAAGCctgccaatcacatcccttCAGATCTGGCTGGCAGACGGCCGGCGGCTCGTCCAGAGGTTTAACCTCTCTCACCG GATCAGCGATGTCCAGGACTTTGTAGAGAAGGCCCAGGGGACAAGCTCACCGTTCATCTTAACCACGTCGCTGCCTTTTCGGGAGCTGACAGAAGGGGGTCTGAGCCTGGAGGAGGCTGACTTGACAAATGCTGTCATTGTCCAGAGGCCACTCAACACACAAGCACCCTTTGGTCACTCCTGA
- the mfsd2b gene encoding major facilitator superfamily domain-containing protein 2B: MDAQRTAAITESQERRGAVARPVTLIVMAKGKTAVASTGDKLMMKKHTEPEFTKVPVQAHPERTLSVCSKLCFAIGGAPNQVAGSATAFFLQIYLLDVAQINPFQASMVLFVGKAWGAVSDPIVGFFVTKSRWTKIGRLMPWMVGCTPFVVVSYFYLWFVPPFTNGRFIWHLGFYCLYQTLITCFHVPYSALTMFLSTDQRERDSATAYRMTMEVLGTLVGAAIQGQIVASAHTLKHCSHHNMSAGHLGNSSGAEVIRSLALSQDFLSHAKEVYMIAAGVIGALFLICTVVMFLGVKERDDPYVPRTEKPIPFHKGFILVMKHGPYLTLTAAFLFISVAIQLVQSNFVLFCTYAVDLRDHFQNIVLTILMSAAVSIPFWQWFLQRFGKKTAAFCGITWIMPFTVMLVFIPNLVVAYVVAVSSGLSVAASLLLPWSMLPDVVDDFRLANRNSKGHEAIFYSFYVFFTKFAAGISLGVSTLCLEFAGYDTGACRQPHAVAYTLKLLIGAAPVAFIITGLVILLLYPISEDVRLQNKLALEDLRTQTINCGPFGEDLNSA, from the exons ATGGATGCTCAGAGGACTGCAGCTATCACTGAGAGTCAGGAGAGACGAGGGGCTGTCGCTCGGCCGGTAACCCTCATAGTCATGGCTAAAGGGAAGACGGCTGTGGCCAGCACAGGAGACAAACTAATGATGAAGAAGCATACAGAGCCCGAGTTCACTAAGGTCCCAGTGCAG GCTCACCCAGAGCGGACGCTCTCTGTGTGCAGTAAGCTGTGTTTCGCTATCGGAGGAGCTCCTAATCAAGTGGCTGGGAGTGCTACTGCTTTTTTCTTGCAGATATATCTGCTAGATGTTGCCCAG ATAAACCCATTCCAGGCCTCCATGGTGCTGTTCGTGGGTAAGGCCTGGGGAGCAGTCAGTGATCCAATTGTTGGATTCTTTGTCACTAAGAGCAGATGGACGAAGATTGGCCGGCTCATGCCATG GATGGTGGGCTGCACCCCATTTGTGGTAGTGTCCTACTTCTACTTGTGGTTCGTCCCCCCTTTCACCAATGGAAGGTTCATCTGGCATCTGGGCTTCTACTGCCTCTACCAAACCCTCATcaca TGTTTTCATGTGCCTTACTCAGCTCTAACCATGTTCCTGAGTACAGatcagcgagagagagactcagCTACAGCCTACC GTATGACCATGGAGGTTCTGGGAACATTGGTAGGAGCAGCTATTCAGGGCCAGATTGTTGCGAGTGCTCACACTCTGAAGCACTGCTCTCATCACAACATGTCAGCTGGTCACCTGGGAAACAGCAGTGGAGCAGAGGTCATCAGGAGCCTGGCACTGTCCCAGGACTTCCTGTCACATGCA AAAGAGGTGTATATGATCGCTGCAGGAGTGATTGGAGCACTGTTTCTCATCTGTACAGTGGTGATGTTCCTTGGAGTCAAAGAGAGAGATG ATCCTTACGTTCCGAGGACTGAGAAGCCCATTCCTTTCCATAAAGGCTTTATTCTGGTGATGAAGCATGGGCCGTATCTCACACTCACTGCAGCGTTCCTCTTCATTTCTGTGGCCATCCAG CTGGTGCAGAGCAACTTTGTACTGTTTTGCACGTATGCAGTGGACCTTCGAGATCACTTCCAGAATATAGTGCTGACCATCCTG ATGTCTGCAGCTGTGAGCATCCCCTTTTGGCAGTGGTTCTTGCAGAGGTTTGGCAAGAAGACAGCAGCGTTCTGTGGCATTACG TGGATCATGCCCTTCACAGTGATGCTGGTGTTTATTCCAAACCTGGTAGTGGCGTATGTGGTGGCTGTGTCCTCTGGACTTAGTGTAGCTGCATCTCTACTATTACCCTG GTCAATGTTACCAGACGTAGTGGATGATTTCAGACTGGCCAACCGCAACTCGAAGGGCCACGAGGCAATCTTCTACTCCTTCTATGTTTTCTTCACCAAGTTCGCAGCAGGGATCTCTCTGGGAGTGTCCACGCTCTGTTTAGA GTTTGCTGGCTATGACACAGGAGCGTGCAGACAGCCTCACGCAGTCGCGTACACTCTAAAGCTCCTGATCGGAGCTGCGCCAGTAGCCTTCATCATCACAGGCCTCGTGATCCTCCTGCTGTACCCCATCAGTGAAGATGTGAGACTGCAGAACAAACTTGCCCTGGAGGACCTCAG AACCCAGACTATAAATTGTGGACCCTTCGGAGAAGACCTGAACAGTGCATAG
- the wdcp gene encoding WD repeat and coiled-coil-containing protein, whose product MDLGKAKLLRTGLNTLYQAIHPVHGIAWTDGRQVCLTSFYYVSGEPKFGDTNVIGQFEHVFGLFWGPLCCAGSPALLAVQHKKHVTVWQLQLSALEHNKLLCTQTCEMSEPFPLLSQGCVWHPKLDILAVLTKRDASVLFSVRIDNRRVKADIRGSGLIHCACWTKDGTRLVVAIGSSLHSYIWNDIQKNLVACCFCPVFDVGGYICAIESTDEAQVAVATELPLDKICGLNAGIAFDLPNESESLSSQQSPVVMVDEDVSVESRRKSFDSERSLPLGFISSSGPIDLTHILAKHRKSDPSPLIHLRRRDNVTGSGQDSSHLILVKYERKVTTTRKVSIPGVLVPDIIAFDPRGSIVAVASNTCNMVLVYSITASSMPNVQQIHLEKNERPKGLCFIGSKMMLLMVGRHRSNDPAFLPSSNTDKYVLRLMAKELLFDEDTTSPVIQKPESPSNFQGARRHSENFSKDLAVKDLVLPGGSIIHSPNSRRKLIEELRSSEPSPVPSSVDFSDRATSSTSSITVENYDMDHISRMATLAVAGQISRESSRPCSPRFEASEKMLSDTPLPKNSGLTKEKNLEQLAHNMERIFTRFDEVKQCLTEIKDFAQNGRKATVSYPAACEPQYIHVTCQKQLSENVYTDERRPVLLCEGRLSLRVVQELFNLTVVEMMHGPIWIILVADADGFVPLTFKHKEELTVRSAMRKSLFKPYSSSGDVSLENPSCPNTE is encoded by the exons ATGGATCTAGGAAAAGCCAAACTTTTGAGGACTGGATTGAATACCCTATACCAAGCTATTCACCCTGTGCATGGGATAGCCTGGACTGATGGGAGACAGGTTTGCCTTACGTCTTTCTACTACGTGAGTGGTGAACCCAAATTTGGTGACACCAATGTCATTGGACAGTttgaacatgtttttggactcttCTGGGGACCTCTGTGTTGTGCTGGCTCTCCTGCTCTGCTTGCTGTGCAGCACAAGAAGCATGTCACTGTCTGGCAGCTTCAGCTGAGCGCCCTGGAGCATAATaaactgctgtgcactcagacGTGTGAAATGAGCGAGCCTTTCCCACTGCTTTCTCAAGGCTGTGTTTGGCATCCCAAACTAGATATCTTGGCAGTTCTGACCAAGCGGGATGCTTCTGTTTTATTCTCTGTTCGCATCGATAACCGGCGAGTGAAGGCGGACATCCGGGGCAGCGGACTGATCCATTGTGCCTGCTGGACTAAAGATGGAACCCGGTTGGTGGTTGCCATTGGTAGCTCCCTTCATTCTTATATATGGAATGACATCCAGAAAAACTTAGTAGCTTGCTGTTTCTGCCCAGTTTTTGATGTTGGTGGCTATATCTGTGCTATTGAGTCTACAGATGAAGCTCAAGTAGCTGTTGCCACAGAACTTCCGCTGGACAAAATCTGTGGGCTCAATGCAGGTATTGCCTTTGACTTGCCAAATGAGTCAGAGTCACTGTCCTCTCAGCAGTCCCCAGTTGTGATGGTGGATGAAGATGTTTCTGTGGAGTCCAGGAGAAAGTCATTTGATTCTGAACGCTCGCTACCTCTAGGCTTCATCTCGTCCTCTGGCCCTATTGACCTTACACATATTCTGGCTAAGCACAGGAAGTCAGACCCAAGCCCTCTCATTCACCTGAGAAGACGGGACAATGTGACAGGATCAGGACAAGACTCCTCTCATTTGATTTTGGTTAAATATGAGCGAAAGGTCACTACCACCAGGAAGGTAAGCATCCCTGGCGTTTTGGTCCCTGACATCATTGCCTTTGACCCCCGTGGTAGTATTGTAGCAGTAGCTTCCAACACCTGCAATATGGTGCTTGTCTACTCCATCACGGCATCCTCCATGCCAAATGTTCAACAGATACATCTAGAGAAGAATGAGAGACCTAAAGGGCTGTGCTTCATTGGCAGCAAGATGATGCTGCTTATGGTTGGCCGGCATCGATCCAATGACCCTGCCTTCCTTCCGTCCTCCAACACAGACAAATACGTCCTCAGGCTCATGGCCAAGGAGCTTTTGTTTGATGAGGACACAACTTCACCAGTTATACAGAAGCCTGAGTCTCCCAGTAATTTCCAAGGGGCTAGGAGGCATTCAGAGAACTTTTCCAAAGATCTTGCAGTGAAGGACCTTGTTCTTCCAGGAGGCTCAATAATCCACTCCCCAAACAGCAGGAGGAAGCTGATTGAGGAGTTGCGCAGCTCTGAGCCCAGTCCGGTGCCAAGCTCAGTTGACTTCTCAGACAGAGCCACATCCAGCACCTCATCCATAACTGTGGAAAACTACGATATGGATCATATCAGTCGCATGGCCACACTAGCAGTAGCTGGTCAGATTAGCCGCGAATCCAGCCGACCGTGTTCTCCACGATTTGAGGCTTCAGAAAAGATGCTCTCAGACACTCCACTGCCAAAGAACAGTGGACTTACGAAAGAAAAGAACCTGGAACAGCTTGCACACAACATGGAGAGGATATTTACCCGATTTGATGAGGTCAAACAGTGCCTCACAGAAATCAAAGACTTTGCACAGAATGGGAGGAAGGCCACTGTCAGTTATCCAGCTGCCTGTGAGCCCCAGTACATCCATGTTACATGTCAG AAGCAGCTGTCAGAGAATGTTTATACAGATGAGAGGAGACCTGTTCTCTTGTGTGAGGGAAGGCTTAGCCTTCGAGTAGTTCAGGAACTCTTCAATCTGACTGTTGTGGAGATGATGCATG gaccaatatGGATTATCCTGGTGGCTGATGCTGACGGATTTGTACCACTCACCTTCAAGCACAAGGAGGAGCTCACGGTACGGAGTGCAATGAGGAAATCCCTCTTCAAGCCCTACAGTAGCAGTGGTGATGTATCCCTTGAAAATCCCTCATGCCCTAACACCGAATAG